A single Dunckerocampus dactyliophorus isolate RoL2022-P2 chromosome 2, RoL_Ddac_1.1, whole genome shotgun sequence DNA region contains:
- the asic1c gene encoding acid-sensing ion channel 1C isoform X4 has protein sequence MLKASTCESLSLGQNDSKEMKLQNESKQSWKDITVGFIMRTKVHGLKFIFSPDKTKLQRVTWIMAFFLCIALLLTWSRNRVLYLMSYPAVTKINMVWAHNMSFPAVTFCNKNVFRTSGLTKEDLYHSGYWMDLMYANHTVLERSLAILKESHKQGLLSLLDFNNYTQPSGYHVNTTEMIGRLGHQLDDMLLECRFRGETCTTRNFSTIYTRYGKCYTFNSGLDGNPLLTTLKGGTGNGLEIMLDIQQDEYLPVWGETDETSYEAGIKVQIHSQDEPPFIDQLGFGVAPGFQTFVSCQQQMLQYLPPPWGDCKSTPIDSEYFSTYSITACRIDCETRYLLENCNCRMVHMPGTSTVCTPEQYKDCADPALDFLVEKDNDYCVCQTPCNMTRYGKELSMVKIPSKASAKYLAKKFNKTEQYIGENILVLDIFFEALNYEKIEQKKAYEIAGLLGDIGGQMGLFIGASVLTILEIFDYLYEVFKDKVLGYCIRKKRPQRCQSDNLEPQLPPALMQSQTMTCHYHACLWARHK, from the exons ATGTTAAAGGCATCCACGTGTGAGTCACTCTCTTTGGGACAAAATGACAGCAAGGAGATGAAGCTCCAGAATGAATCCAAACAATCATGGAAAGACATCACAGTGGGTTTCATAATGAGGACCAAAGTCCACGGTTTGAAGTTCATCTTCTCCCCGGACAAAACCAAACTGCAGCGTGTGACATGGATCATGGCCTTCTTTCTTTGCATCGCTCTCCTCCTCACCTGGTCCAGGAACAGAGTCCTCTACCTGATGTCCTACCCCGCCGTCACCAAGATAAACATGGTGTGGGCTCACAACATGTCCTTCCCGGCCGTCACCTTCTGCAATAAGAACGTCTTCCGCACCTCTGGTCTGACCAAGGAGGACCTGTATCACAGTGGCTACTGGATGGACCTCATGTACGCCAACCACACGGTGCTGGAGAGGAGCCTGGCTATCCTAAAGGAGAGCCACAAGCAGGGTCTGCTCAGCCTGCTGGACTTCAACAACTACACCCAGCCTTCCGGTTACCATGTCAACACCACAGAGATGATTGGTCGCCTCGGACACCAGCTGGACGACATGCTGCTAGAGTGCAGGTTTCGCGGTGAGACGTGCACCACCAGGAACTTCAGCACT ATTTACACACGCTATGGAAAATGCTACACTTTCAACTCGGGATTAGACGGCAACCCTCTCTTGACCACACTGAAAGGAGGCACGGGCAACGGCCTGGAGATCATGCTGGACATACAGCAGGATGAATACCTACCTGTGTGGGGGGAGACAG ACGAGACCTCCTATGAAGCAGGAATCAAGGTTCAGATCCACAGCCAGGACGAGCCGCCCTTCATTGACCAGCTGGGATTTGGCGTGGCCCCTGGTTTTCAAACTTTTGTGTCATGTCAGCAGCAAATG CTTCAGTACCTCCCTCCGCCTTGGGGAGACTGCAAGTCTACTCCCATCGACTCTGAGTACTTCTCCACATACAGCATTACGGCTTGCCGCATTGACTGTGAAACCCGCTACCTGCTGGAGAACTGCAACTGCAGAATGGTTCACATGCCTG GGACCTCAACTGTGTGCACACCTGAGCAGTACAAAGACTGTGCTGACCCAGCCTTGG ACTTTTTGGTAGAGAAAGACAACGATTACTGTGTGTGTCAGACCCCCTGCAACATGACTCGGTATGGCAAGGAGCTGTCCATGGTTAAGATCCCCAGTAAGGCATCTGCTAAATATCTGGCTAAGAAATTCAACAAAACTGAGCAATATATTGG AGAAAACATATTGGTTTTGGACATCTTCTTCGAAGCTCTGAATTATGAGAAGATCGAGCAGAAGAAAGCCTATGAAATAGCTGGGCTTCTCG GTGACATTGGAGGTCAGATGGGGCTGTTTATAGGAGCCAGTGTGTTAACAATACTGGAGATATTCGACTACCTATATGAG